The genomic interval GGGAATCGCCCTGCTGTTCGCCGCCGCCATCTCCCTGCTGCTCGCCGCCTTCGCCCCGCCGGGGCAGGTCGCGCTGTGGGGCATCTCGCTGCTGTGCGAGCTGTGGATCATGACCGCGCTGAGCGTGTTCTGCATTTTCACCTTCAGCCAGATCATGCCGGCGATGAGCCTGGTGCTGGGTTTTTACCTGCTGGCCCGCGCGATGAGCGCCATCCAGCTCATCGGCCACACGCCGCTCAATGAAAGCGGCCTGTCCCAGCAATTCATGGTTCACGCGATCGACGGCATCGCGCTGTTTCTCCCGCGCCTCGACATTTTCACCCAGACGGCATGGCTGGTGAACGCCACCGGCAGCTGGCCCCAGCTTGGACCCATAGTGGCGCAAACCGCCATTTACCTGGCGCTGCT from Sulfurimicrobium lacus carries:
- a CDS encoding ABC transporter permease, which encodes MSRAIFTIAYFTFLEAARARLTRLLLLVLLAAFGGSVFLQSIAIADSQRIQTAFLAALLRPASVFVLSLFIISSLSREFNEKGLELILSLDLPRASYVIGKLLGFMGIALLFAAAISLLLAAFAPPGQVALWGISLLCELWIMTALSVFCIFTFSQIMPAMSLVLGFYLLARAMSAIQLIGHTPLNESGLSQQFMVHAIDGIALFLPRLDIFTQTAWLVNATGSWPQLGPIVAQTAIYLALLTAGALFDLSRKNF